The following are from one region of the Chanos chanos chromosome 10, fChaCha1.1, whole genome shotgun sequence genome:
- the ptger4b gene encoding prostaglandin E receptor 4 (subtype EP4) b, with amino-acid sequence MNTTSDSSHTGKDPTIPVIMFIFGVVGNVIAIVVLCKSRKESKETTFYTLVCGLAFTDLLGTLLASPVTIANYVKGKWPGGEPLCEYSAFILLFFSLAGLSVICAMSIERYLAINHAYFYSHHVNQKLAGFTLAGIYLSNALFCALPSMGLGHVKQQYPGTWCFIDWQTNDTTHASFSYIYAGVSSVLILATVVCNVLVFGAVIMMHRRFMRRTSLGTDHGRIADLRRRRSFGRLAAAELQMVVLLIVTSLMVLICSIPLVVRVFENQLYRPPLERAIEKNADLRAIRIASVNAILDPWFYILLNRTVVLKLLEKVKCLFCRIGGRGQRHGPSEFRCVGRPHTSSIVSHDSPSLVSRELYEFVSTSQTYLYPSEGGDGHRSSFRSVQGGSSTSPSERSLLQDGQGSVSSEQRFSHGGTKWGRNSQALSAQLLTYTHSDGVSPLLKQHALQVTFTDEAVNLQERCI; translated from the exons ATGAACACGACCAGCGACAGCAGCCACACTGGGAAAGACCCCACTATCCCGGTGATTATGTTTATATTCGGTGTAGTGGGAAACGTCATCGCTATAGTAGTTCTGTGCAAGTCGCGGAAAGAGTCTAAAGAGACAACTTTCTACACGCTGGTGTGCGGGCTCGCCTTCACTGACCTGTTAGGTACTTTGCTCGCAAGCCCAGTGACCATCGCCAATTACGTGAAGGGTAAGTGGCCGGGCGGCGAGCCGCTGTGTGAGTACTCTGCTTTCATCCTGTTGTTCTTTTCACTCGCTGGTCTTAGCGTCATCTGTGCTATGTCCATCGAACGGTACTTGGCCATCAACCACGCGTACTTTTACAGTCATCACGTGAACCAGAAACTCGCGGGCTTCACCCTCGCGGGGATCTATCTGTCTAACGCGCTGTTCTGTGCGCTTCCAAGCATGGGGCTCGGACATGTGAAACAGCAATACCCAGGAACCTGGTGCTTCATAGACTGGCAGACCAACGACACCACACACGCCTCTTTCTCTTACATATACGCCGGGGTGAGCTCGGTGCTCATCCTCGCCACTGTAGTTTGTAATGTACTGGTTTTCGGAGCCGTGATTATGATGCACAGACGCTTCATGCGGCGAACCTCTCTCGGAACCGACCACGGACGCATCGCAGACCTGCGCCGCAGGCGGAGTTTTGGGAGGCTAGCAGCGGCTGAACTTCAAATGGTCGTTCTGCTCATTGTCACGTCTTTGATGGTTCTCATCTGCTCCATTCCTTTAGTG gtTCGTGTGTTTGAGAACCAGTTATACCGTCCACCACTCGAGCGGGCGATTGAAAAGAACGCAGATCTGCGAGCCATTCGAATAGCTTCAGTCAATGCCATCCTGGACCCATGGTTCTACATCCTGTTAAATCGAACCGTGGTCCTCAAACTTCTAGAGAAAGTCAAGTGCCTCTTCTGCCGTATTGGAGGGCGTGGTCAGCGGCACGGCCCCAGCGAATTCCGCTGCGTAGGCAGGCCTCACACCTCTTCTATCGTGTCACATGATTCGCCCTCTCTGGTGTCCCGTGAGCTGTATGAGTTTGTCAGCACCTCACAGACTTATCTGTACCCCTCGGAGGGAGGAGATGGGCACAGGAGCAGTTTCAGATCAGTGCAGGGGGGGTCATCCACATCCCCTTCGGAGAGATCCCTCCTTCAGGACGGACAGGGCTCTGTCTCTAGTGAACAGAGGTTTTCTCATGGAGGAACTAAATGGGGACGGAACTCTCAGGCGCTGAGTGCACAActtctgacatacacacattctgatGGAGTCTCACCGCTGCTCAAACAGCATGCCCTGCAAGTGACCTTCACAGATGAGGCTGTGAACCTACAGGAGAGGTGCATATGA